In Juglans microcarpa x Juglans regia isolate MS1-56 chromosome 8D, Jm3101_v1.0, whole genome shotgun sequence, the following are encoded in one genomic region:
- the LOC121241847 gene encoding UDP-glycosyltransferase 73C6-like: MALETQKLHFVLLPHLSQGHLIPMTDMAKLLAQHGVSVTIVTTPINGARAKPVIDQAIQSGLHIQLLQVQFPCSEVGLPEGCESMDALPSKDMFKNLLTGISMLQQPVEQLLVELNPPPSCIISDKYLAWTDRTARKFRIPRVVFDGTSCFALLCTHNIITSKVCEHVSESEPFVVPGLPDRIELTKSQLPNSVNIVPSNTAGIRKEIREAELAAYGVIVNSFEELETAYVREYRKVRGEKVWCIGPVSLTNQNNLDKAARGDKSSIDENQCLNWLDSWRQGSVVYACLGSLSRSTSAQLIELGLGLEASNRPFIWVIRSGDRLAELEKWMSEEKFEERVKGRGVVIKGWAPQLLILSHPAVGGFLTHCGWNSLLEGICAGLPMITWPLFAEQFYNEKFAVQVLKIGVPVGAKFVVNWGQEEKHGVAVKREQVKMAIDQLMDEGDQEGQDRRNRAIELGDMAKSAIEEGGSSYLSMKLLIQDIIKVCNK; this comes from the coding sequence ATGGCTCTTGAAACCCAAAAACTTCACTTCGTTTTGCTCCCCCACCTGTCCCAAGGCCACCTGATCCCCATGACGGACATGGCCAAGTTACTAGCACAGCATGGTGTGAGCGTCACCATAGTCACCACCCCCATCAATGGCGCTCGAGCTAAACCAGTCATAGATCAGGCCATCCAATCCGGGCTCCATATCCAGCTTCTCCAAGTCCAATTTCCATGCTCTGAAGTTGGGTTGCCTGAAGGATGTGAAAGCATGGACGCCCTCCCCTCAAAAGACATGTTCAAAAATCTCTTGACAGGCATCAGCATGCTGCAACAACCAGTGGAGCAGCTTCTGGTCGAGCTAAATCCTCCTCCAAGCTGCATCATTTCCGACAAATATCTTGCCTGGACTGACCGCACAGCCCGTAAGTTTCGGATTCCCAGAGTTGTTTTTGATGGTACTAGTTGTTTTGCGCTCCTGTGTACACACAACATAATCACATCCAAGGTTTGTGAGCATGTGTCCGAGTCTGAGCCCTTTGTTGTGCCTGGTTTGCCTGATAGAATTGAGCTAACTAAATCCCAACTACCTAATTCTGTCAATATTGTCCCCTCCAACACAGCGGGTATTCGCAAAGAAATTAGAGAGGCTGAACTAGCAGCATATGGGGTTATAGTCAACTCTTTCGAGGAATTAGAAACAGCATATGTTAGAGAATACCGAAAGGTCAGAGGCGAGAAAGTTTGGTGTATTGGCCCGGTATCACTAACCAACCAAAACAACCTAGATAAGGCTGCCAGAGGTGACAAGTCTTCCATTGATGAAAACCAATGTCTGAATTGGCTTGATTCGTGGAGACAAGGTTCCGTAGTCTACGCTTGTTTGGGAAGCCTCAGTCGCTCGACATCTGCACAGCTGATAGAGCTTGGGTTAGGCTTAGAAGCATCAAACCGACCTTTCATTTGGGTGATAAGATCAGGAGACAGATTAGCTGAGCTTGAGAAATGGATGTCCGAAGAAAAATTTGAGGAAAGGGTCAAAGGGAGAGGGGTTGTGATTAAGGGTTGGGCTCCGCAACTGTtgattttgtcacatcctgcagTTGGAGGGTTCTTGACACATTGTGGATGGAACTCATTACTTGAAGGGATATGTGCAGGCTTGCCAATGATAACATGGCCGCTGTTTGCTGAGCAATTTTACAACGAGAAGTTTGCTGTGCAAGTGTTGAAAATTGGTGTGCCTGTGGGGGCCAAATTTGTTGTGAATTGGGGACAGGAAGAGAAGCATGGGGTGGCGGTGAAGAGGGAACAAGTTAAAATGGCAATAGATCAGTTGATGGATGAAGGAGATCAGGAAGGACAAGATAGAAGAAATAGAGCTATAGAGCTTGGGGACATGGCCAAGAGTGCAATTGAAGAAGGAGGCTCTTCCTATCTAAGCATGAAATTGTTAATCCAAGATATCATTAAAGTATGCAACAAGTGA